CCGGGAGACCCCTCGGAAAAGGGGGGCACCCAGGACAGCGATGTCAGGGTACGGCGGCCCGGATGGAGGACGGGGTCGAGGTCCCCATCACCGCGTCCACCTCTGCCTGGATGGAGCGCAGGAAGGCGGCCCGGCTGAAGCGCTCGGCCTGGGCGCGGGCGTCGGCGGGGCGGAACTCGGGCTCCCACTGCTCGAAGCGGCGCACGGCCTCCACCAGCGCGTCCGGCGTCTGCGCGTCGAAGAAGAGGCCCGTGCGAGGGCTGACTGTCTCCAGCGCCCCACCCCGCCCGTAGGCGATGACAGGACGTCCGCAGGCCTGCGCCTCCAGCGGGACGATGCCGAAGTCCTCCTCGGCGGTGAAGATGAGGGCGCGGGCGTCGCGATAGAGGCCGGCGAGCGCCTCGTCCGACACGGGACCGAGGAAACGGATGTGCGAGGGCAACGCCCCCGAGGTGAGCCTGGCCGCCTCCTGACCGGTGCCCACCACCCAGAGCGGCGCGTCCAGCTGGCGGAAGGCCTCCAGCGCGATGTCGAGCCGCTTGTACGGGGCGAAGGCACCCAGCCACAGGTAGTAGCCGCCCTGGCCGAGTCCCTCCAGCGGGTGCTGGCAGAAGCGCTCCAGGGCGACGGGCGGGTACACCACCTGGGCCTCGCGGCCCCAGAAGCGCCGCACCTTGCCGGCGATGTGCTGGCTGTTGACGAGGATGCGGTCGACGCCGGCGGTGCTCTCGCGGTCCCACTTCTGGAGGTACGGCCGCACGGCGTGCGCCGCCACGCGCACCGGGAGCGAGGCGCGCCCGGGCCCGAAGTAGTCGTCGAACAGGTCCCACATGTAGCGCATGGGAGCGTGCACGTACGCGAGGTGCTTCGCCCCGGGCGGCTTGCGGATGCCCTTGGCCACGCAGTGGCTGGAGGAGACGACGAGGTCGTACCCCTCCAGCCGCATGGACTCGATGACCTGGGGCAGGACGGGGAGGAAGTGCCGGTAGAGCTTGTGGATGCGCGGAATGCGCTGGAGGACGGAGGTGTGGATGGGCCGCGACTCGATGCGCGGGTGCACCACACCGGGGCGGTGGACGAGGGTATGGATGTCCGCCTGCGGGAACAGCTCGCACAGTGCCTCGAGCACGTGCTCACCGCCGCGCTGGGTGACGAGCCAGTCGTGGACGAGGGCGACCTTCACGGGCGGGCCTTGTACCACCGCTTGGCCCCGATGCCGACAACCGGGCAACCGAGCCCCCCACGGAGGCCCGCGCGTGTGGTAGTGCCTGCTCCGTGGCGAGCGTCCTCATCGACCTGCGGATGGTCCGTGGCCGGCTGCACGGCATCGCGCGATACGCGCTGGAGCTGGCGTGCCGGCTGCCGGAGATGGCCCCGGACCTGCGCTTCAGTGGCCTCACGGGCCCGGAGGGGCTGCCGGCGGGGCTCGGCGCCCTCACCCCGCGCATCCCCCTGCACCGCTGCCCGGCGAGCTTCCTGTCGCCGCTGGAGCAGCCGGCACTCGGGGCCTCGCTCGCCCGGCTGGGGCCGGACCTGTTTCATGCCACGTCCTTCTCCGTGCCCGCGCTGTGGCCCGGACGGCTGGTGGCCACGCTGCACGACGCCAACCACCTGGTGCTGTCCGAGCAGTACGGCCCGGGCCGCCGCGCCTACTACAAGCTCATCGTGGGCCCTCGGGCGAAGACGGCGCGGGCGCTCATCACCGTCTCCGAGTTCTCCCGCGAGGAGCTGGCGCGCGAGCTCGGCCTGTCGCCGTACCGCCTCCAGGTGATTCCCAACGGGGTGGACGCGCGCTACCAGCCGCCAGCGGCCTCGGAGCTGAAGGACTTCCGGGAGCGCCGGGGACTGCCGCCACGCTTCTTCCTGGCGGTGGGCAACACGAAGGCCTTCAAGAACCTCGGGATGCTGGCGGAGATCGCACCGTCGCTGCCGGTGCCCATCGTCCTGCTCGCGGGAAAGAAGGCGGTCTGGGAGTTGGGCTTCCCGGACAGCACCATCGAGCTGGCCGACCTGCCCGAGGACGACATGCCGCGCCTCTACGGGGCCGCGACCGCGCTGTTGCTGCCCTCGCGCTACGAGGGCTTCGGACTGCCCGCGCTGGAGGCGATGGCCTGCGGCACCCCGGTGGTGGCCGCGCGAGCCACGTCCCTGCCGGAGGTGGTGGGTGAGGCCGCGCTGCTGCTCTCCCCGGACGATGCGAATGCCTGGCGCGAGACGGCGATGAAGCTGCTGCGCGACGACGCCCTGCGCCGGGAGCTCACGGAGAAGGGGCGCAACCGCGCCGCGCTGTTCAGCTGGGAGGACTGCGCCCGGAAGACGCTGGCCACCTACCGCCGGGCGCTCGAGGCACGCTGAGCCCCGCGCGGTGGCATGGCGAGACGCGCGGGGAGGACTTCACCACGCGATGCCCCGCCACCCTTCATCAGCATGAGACTCGCCCTTTCGCATGCGCTCGACGAGCGCTGACAATGAGGCGCGGAGCACCTCGTGCGGAGCATGGTGCCGGCCTCCATGGCCGGCGAGCACCCACTCGAAGCGCACGGAGTCGACGAGCCGGGCGAGCGATTCGGCCTGCTTCTCCCACGAATACCAGCACTGCCTCTGGAAGGCGGAGAGCCGCTGGTTCTCGCGGCTCCAGTACAGCGAGTCGCCGGTGAACAGATAGCGATCCTCCAGCAGGAACATCATGCTGCCCCGCGTATGTCCGGGCACGGGCAGCGCGACCAGACCCTCACGTATCGTCGCCGGTTCCTGGCCCCGCACCAGCGAGGTCGCATAGGGCGCCGCATGGCGGTCTTCCTCGTGAATCCAGACACGCGCGCCGAAGTGGGCCGCATACCGGTCCGCGTCGGCCACGTCATCGCGGTGCGTGAGGAGGATGTCCTG
This is a stretch of genomic DNA from Archangium violaceum. It encodes these proteins:
- a CDS encoding glycosyltransferase; protein product: MKVALVHDWLVTQRGGEHVLEALCELFPQADIHTLVHRPGVVHPRIESRPIHTSVLQRIPRIHKLYRHFLPVLPQVIESMRLEGYDLVVSSSHCVAKGIRKPPGAKHLAYVHAPMRYMWDLFDDYFGPGRASLPVRVAAHAVRPYLQKWDRESTAGVDRILVNSQHIAGKVRRFWGREAQVVYPPVALERFCQHPLEGLGQGGYYLWLGAFAPYKRLDIALEAFRQLDAPLWVVGTGQEAARLTSGALPSHIRFLGPVSDEALAGLYRDARALIFTAEEDFGIVPLEAQACGRPVIAYGRGGALETVSPRTGLFFDAQTPDALVEAVRRFEQWEPEFRPADARAQAERFSRAAFLRSIQAEVDAVMGTSTPSSIRAAVP
- a CDS encoding glycosyltransferase family 4 protein produces the protein MVRGRLHGIARYALELACRLPEMAPDLRFSGLTGPEGLPAGLGALTPRIPLHRCPASFLSPLEQPALGASLARLGPDLFHATSFSVPALWPGRLVATLHDANHLVLSEQYGPGRRAYYKLIVGPRAKTARALITVSEFSREELARELGLSPYRLQVIPNGVDARYQPPAASELKDFRERRGLPPRFFLAVGNTKAFKNLGMLAEIAPSLPVPIVLLAGKKAVWELGFPDSTIELADLPEDDMPRLYGAATALLLPSRYEGFGLPALEAMACGTPVVAARATSLPEVVGEAALLLSPDDANAWRETAMKLLRDDALRRELTEKGRNRAALFSWEDCARKTLATYRRALEAR
- a CDS encoding MBL fold metallo-hydrolase — protein: MAQPSRRHPGNAPGPWFVDDMCTDCDASRQCAPELFGEKDGKTVVLRQPSTEAEIVAATRAMLICPTNSIGVVGLEPRTEGLFPLELEAGVYLCGFNSSRSYGSNSFFAVRKAGNFLVDSPRFVPPLVKRFESLGGVQDILLTHRDDVADADRYAAHFGARVWIHEEDRHAAPYATSLVRGQEPATIREGLVALPVPGHTRGSMMFLLEDRYLFTGDSLYWSRENQRLSAFQRQCWYSWEKQAESLARLVDSVRFEWVLAGHGGRHHAPHEVLRASLSALVERMRKGESHADEGWRGIAW